In Canis lupus dingo isolate Sandy chromosome 27, ASM325472v2, whole genome shotgun sequence, one genomic interval encodes:
- the FOXM1 gene encoding forkhead box protein M1 isoform X2, which yields MKTSPRRPLILKRRRVPLPVQNAPGETSGEEPKRPPAQQEPGQAQASKEAAESNSCKFPAGIKIINHPTMPNTQVVAIPNNANIQSIITALTAKGKESGSTGPNKFILISCGGAPTHPPGPQPQAQTSNDPKRTEVVTETLGSKPAARDVNLPRPPEALPGQRWESCGMWSARQRAGSEAAGCTLDNSLTNIQWLGKMSSDGLGPSNIKQEMEGKENRHLEQSQVEETPGASASWQDSASERPPYSYMAMIQFAINSTERKRMTLKDIYTWIEDHFPYFKHIAKPGWKNSIRHNLSLHDMFVRETSANGKVSFWTIHPSANRYLTLDQVFKPLDPGSPQSPEHLESQQKRPNPELRRNVTIKSELPLGARRKMKPLLPRVSSYLVPIQFPVNQSLVLQPSVKMPLPLAASLMSSELARHSKRVRIAPKVLLAEEGVAPLPATGPLQEDKLPLGEGLSPLLPVQSIKEEEPQPGEETLHLGRPIKVESPPLEEWPSPCPSIKEESSHSWEDSSHSPTPRPKRSYSGLKSPARCVSEMLVIKRREGREMSRSRRKQHLLPPCLDEPEPELLFSQGPGASQRATELTLPTESSEPASRLGYSQEEGGPFKTPIKETLPISSTPSKSVLPATPESWRLTPPAKVGGLEFSPVHHPQAAFGPLPDALGLTDFSTTPLKSIPLFDSPRELLSSEPFDLTSDPFSTSSPSDMEVPKPDSPGPEAASLSANRSLTEGLVLDTMNDSLSKILLDISFPGLEEDPLGPDSINWAQFIPELR from the exons ATGAAAACCAGCCCCCGTCGGCCACTGATTCTCAAAAGACGGAGGGTGCCCCTTCCTGTTCAAAATGCCCCAGGTGAAACATCAGGAGAGGAACCTAAGAGGCCCCCTGCCCAACAGGAACCTGGTCAAGCACAGGCCTCCAAGGAGGCAGCAGAGTCCAACTCTTGCAAGTTTCCGGCTGGGATCAAGATTATTAACCACCCCACCATGCCCAACACACAAGTGGTGGCCATCCCTAACAATGCCAATATCCAGAGCATCATCACAGCATTGACCgccaaaggaaaagagagtggCAGCACTGGGCCCAACAAATTCATCCTCATCAGCTGTGGGGGAGCCCCCACTCACCCTCCAGGACCCCAGCCTCAAGCCCAAACCAGCAATGATCCCAAGAGGACAGAAGTGGTCaccgagaccctgggatcaaagcCGGCAGCTAGGGATGTGAATCTGCCTAGACCACCTGAAGCCCTTCCCGGGCAGAGATGGGAGAGCTGTGGTATGTGGTCTGCAAGGCAAAGGG CTGGCAGTGAGGCAGCAGGCTGCACTCTCGACAACAGCTTGACTAACATCCAGTGGCTTGGAAAGATGAGTTCGGATGGACTGGGCCCCAGCAACATCAAACAAGAGATGGAGGGAAAGGAGAATCGTCACCTGGAGCAAAGTCAG GTTGAGGAGACCCCGGGAGCATCAGCATCCTGGCAGGACTCTGCGTCTGAGCGGCCGCCATACTCTTACATGGCTATGATACAGTTCGCCATCAACAGCACCGAGAGGAAGCGCATGACCTTGAAAGACATCTATACTTGGATCGAGGATCACTTCCCCTATTTTAAGCACATTGCCAAGCCAGGCTGGAAG AACTCCATCCGCCACAACCTTTCTCTTCATGACATGTTTGTTCGAGAGACATCTGCCAATGGCAAGGTCTCCTTCTGGACTATCCACCCCAGTGCCAATCGCTACTTGACATTGGACCAGGTGTTTAAG CCACTGGACCCAGGGTCTCCACAATCGCCTGAGCACTTGGAATCA CAGCAGAAACGACCCAATCCTGAGCTCCGCCGGAACGTGACCATCAAAAGCGAACTCCCACTAGGCGCAC GGCGGAAGATGAAGCCACTACTGCCACGGGTCAGCTCGTACCTGGTACCCATCCAGTTCCCAGTGAACCAGTCACTGGTGTTGCAGCCCTCGGTAAAAATGCCACTGCCCCTGGCAGCTTCACTCATGAGCTCAGAGCTTGCCCGCCATAGCAAGCGAGTCCGTATTGCCCCCAAG GTGCTACTAGCTGAGGAGGGGGTGGCCCCTCTGCCGGCCACAGGGCCCCTGCAAGAGGACAAACTCCCGCTCGGAGAAGGGCTGTCTCCTCTGCTTCCAGTTCAGTCCATCAAGGAGGAAGAACCCCAGCCTGGGGAGGAGACGCTACACTTGGGGAGGCCCATCAAAGTGGAGAGCCCGCCCTTGGAGGAGTGGCCCTCGCCGTGCCCGTCAATCAAAGAGGAATCCTCTCATTCCTGGGAGGACTCCTCCCACTCTCCCACGCCAAGGCCCAAGAGGTCCTACAGCGGGCTCAAGTCCCCAGCCCGGTGTGTCTCAGAAATGCTTGTGATTAAACGGAGGGAGGGGCGGGAGATGAGCCGGTCTCGAAGGAAACAGCACCTCCTGCCTCCTTGCCTGGATGAGCCGGAGCCCGAGCTGCTCTtctcccagggccccggggcttCCCAGCGAGCCACCGAGCTTACTTTGCCCACAGAGTCCTCTGAGCCTGCCTCCCGGCTTGGCTACTCCCAAGAGGAGGGAGGACCTTTTAAGACGCCCATTAAGGAGACGCTGCCCATCTCTTCCACTCCAAGCAAATCTGTCCTCCCTGCGACCCCCGAATCCTGGAGGCTCACACCCCCAGCCAAAGTAGGGGGGCTAGAGTTCAGCCCAGTACACCACCCCCAGGCTGCCTTCGGCCCCCTGCCTGATGCCCTGGGGCTGACGGATTTTAGCACCACCCCCCTGAAAAGCATTCCCCTCTTTGACTCGCCCCGAGAGCTCCTCAGTTCTGAGCCCTTTGACCTCACCTCTGACCCCTTCAGCACTTCCTCCCCCTCAGATATGGAAGTCCCCAAGCCAGACTCCCCTGGGCCAGAGGCTGCCAGCCTCTCAGCCAACCGCTCTCTGACAGAAGGCCTGGTTCTGGACACGATGAATGACAGCCTCAGCAAGATCCTGCTGGACATCAGCTTTCCTGGCCTGGAGGAGGACCCTCTGGGCCCGGACAGCATCAACTGGGCTCAGTTCATTCCTGAGCTACGGTAG
- the FOXM1 gene encoding forkhead box protein M1 isoform X6 codes for MKTSPRRPLILKRRRVPLPVQNAPGETSGEEPKRPPAQQEPGQAQASKEAAESNSCKFPAGIKIINHPTMPNTQVVAIPNNANIQSIITALTAKGKESGSTGPNKFILISCGGAPTHPPGPQPQAQTSNDPKRTEVVTETLGSKPAARDVNLPRPPEALPGQRWESCGMWSARQRAGSEAAGCTLDNSLTNIQWLGKMSSDGLGPSNIKQEMEGKENRHLEQSQVEETPGASASWQDSASERPPYSYMAMIQFAINSTERKRMTLKDIYTWIEDHFPYFKHIAKPGWKNSIRHNLSLHDMFVRETSANGKVSFWTIHPSANRYLTLDQVFKQQKRPNPELRRNVTIKSELPLGARRKMKPLLPRVSSYLVPIQFPVNQSLVLQPSVKMPLPLAASLMSSELARHSKRVRIAPKVLLAEEGVAPLPATGPLQEDKLPLGEGLSPLLPVQSIKEEEPQPGEETLHLGRPIKVESPPLEEWPSPCPSIKEESSHSWEDSSHSPTPRPKRSYSGLKSPARCVSEMLVIKRREGREMSRSRRKQHLLPPCLDEPEPELLFSQGPGASQRATELTLPTESSEPASRLGYSQEEGGPFKTPIKETLPISSTPSKSVLPATPESWRLTPPAKVGGLEFSPVHHPQAAFGPLPDALGLTDFSTTPLKSIPLFDSPRELLSSEPFDLTSDPFSTSSPSDMEVPKPDSPGPEAASLSANRSLTEGLVLDTMNDSLSKILLDISFPGLEEDPLGPDSINWAQFIPELR; via the exons ATGAAAACCAGCCCCCGTCGGCCACTGATTCTCAAAAGACGGAGGGTGCCCCTTCCTGTTCAAAATGCCCCAGGTGAAACATCAGGAGAGGAACCTAAGAGGCCCCCTGCCCAACAGGAACCTGGTCAAGCACAGGCCTCCAAGGAGGCAGCAGAGTCCAACTCTTGCAAGTTTCCGGCTGGGATCAAGATTATTAACCACCCCACCATGCCCAACACACAAGTGGTGGCCATCCCTAACAATGCCAATATCCAGAGCATCATCACAGCATTGACCgccaaaggaaaagagagtggCAGCACTGGGCCCAACAAATTCATCCTCATCAGCTGTGGGGGAGCCCCCACTCACCCTCCAGGACCCCAGCCTCAAGCCCAAACCAGCAATGATCCCAAGAGGACAGAAGTGGTCaccgagaccctgggatcaaagcCGGCAGCTAGGGATGTGAATCTGCCTAGACCACCTGAAGCCCTTCCCGGGCAGAGATGGGAGAGCTGTGGTATGTGGTCTGCAAGGCAAAGGG CTGGCAGTGAGGCAGCAGGCTGCACTCTCGACAACAGCTTGACTAACATCCAGTGGCTTGGAAAGATGAGTTCGGATGGACTGGGCCCCAGCAACATCAAACAAGAGATGGAGGGAAAGGAGAATCGTCACCTGGAGCAAAGTCAG GTTGAGGAGACCCCGGGAGCATCAGCATCCTGGCAGGACTCTGCGTCTGAGCGGCCGCCATACTCTTACATGGCTATGATACAGTTCGCCATCAACAGCACCGAGAGGAAGCGCATGACCTTGAAAGACATCTATACTTGGATCGAGGATCACTTCCCCTATTTTAAGCACATTGCCAAGCCAGGCTGGAAG AACTCCATCCGCCACAACCTTTCTCTTCATGACATGTTTGTTCGAGAGACATCTGCCAATGGCAAGGTCTCCTTCTGGACTATCCACCCCAGTGCCAATCGCTACTTGACATTGGACCAGGTGTTTAAG CAGCAGAAACGACCCAATCCTGAGCTCCGCCGGAACGTGACCATCAAAAGCGAACTCCCACTAGGCGCAC GGCGGAAGATGAAGCCACTACTGCCACGGGTCAGCTCGTACCTGGTACCCATCCAGTTCCCAGTGAACCAGTCACTGGTGTTGCAGCCCTCGGTAAAAATGCCACTGCCCCTGGCAGCTTCACTCATGAGCTCAGAGCTTGCCCGCCATAGCAAGCGAGTCCGTATTGCCCCCAAG GTGCTACTAGCTGAGGAGGGGGTGGCCCCTCTGCCGGCCACAGGGCCCCTGCAAGAGGACAAACTCCCGCTCGGAGAAGGGCTGTCTCCTCTGCTTCCAGTTCAGTCCATCAAGGAGGAAGAACCCCAGCCTGGGGAGGAGACGCTACACTTGGGGAGGCCCATCAAAGTGGAGAGCCCGCCCTTGGAGGAGTGGCCCTCGCCGTGCCCGTCAATCAAAGAGGAATCCTCTCATTCCTGGGAGGACTCCTCCCACTCTCCCACGCCAAGGCCCAAGAGGTCCTACAGCGGGCTCAAGTCCCCAGCCCGGTGTGTCTCAGAAATGCTTGTGATTAAACGGAGGGAGGGGCGGGAGATGAGCCGGTCTCGAAGGAAACAGCACCTCCTGCCTCCTTGCCTGGATGAGCCGGAGCCCGAGCTGCTCTtctcccagggccccggggcttCCCAGCGAGCCACCGAGCTTACTTTGCCCACAGAGTCCTCTGAGCCTGCCTCCCGGCTTGGCTACTCCCAAGAGGAGGGAGGACCTTTTAAGACGCCCATTAAGGAGACGCTGCCCATCTCTTCCACTCCAAGCAAATCTGTCCTCCCTGCGACCCCCGAATCCTGGAGGCTCACACCCCCAGCCAAAGTAGGGGGGCTAGAGTTCAGCCCAGTACACCACCCCCAGGCTGCCTTCGGCCCCCTGCCTGATGCCCTGGGGCTGACGGATTTTAGCACCACCCCCCTGAAAAGCATTCCCCTCTTTGACTCGCCCCGAGAGCTCCTCAGTTCTGAGCCCTTTGACCTCACCTCTGACCCCTTCAGCACTTCCTCCCCCTCAGATATGGAAGTCCCCAAGCCAGACTCCCCTGGGCCAGAGGCTGCCAGCCTCTCAGCCAACCGCTCTCTGACAGAAGGCCTGGTTCTGGACACGATGAATGACAGCCTCAGCAAGATCCTGCTGGACATCAGCTTTCCTGGCCTGGAGGAGGACCCTCTGGGCCCGGACAGCATCAACTGGGCTCAGTTCATTCCTGAGCTACGGTAG
- the FOXM1 gene encoding forkhead box protein M1 isoform X4 yields MKTSPRRPLILKRRRVPLPVQNAPGETSGEEPKRPPAQQEPGQAQASKEAAESNSCKFPAGIKIINHPTMPNTQVVAIPNNANIQSIITALTAKGKESGSTGPNKFILISCGGAPTHPPGPQPQAQTSNDPKRTEVVTETLGSKPAARDVNLPRPPEALPGQRWESCAGSEAAGCTLDNSLTNIQWLGKMSSDGLGPSNIKQEMEGKENRHLEQSQVEETPGASASWQDSASERPPYSYMAMIQFAINSTERKRMTLKDIYTWIEDHFPYFKHIAKPGWKNSIRHNLSLHDMFVRETSANGKVSFWTIHPSANRYLTLDQVFKPLDPGSPQSPEHLESQQKRPNPELRRNVTIKSELPLGARRKMKPLLPRVSSYLVPIQFPVNQSLVLQPSVKMPLPLAASLMSSELARHSKRVRIAPKVLLAEEGVAPLPATGPLQEDKLPLGEGLSPLLPVQSIKEEEPQPGEETLHLGRPIKVESPPLEEWPSPCPSIKEESSHSWEDSSHSPTPRPKRSYSGLKSPARCVSEMLVIKRREGREMSRSRRKQHLLPPCLDEPEPELLFSQGPGASQRATELTLPTESSEPASRLGYSQEEGGPFKTPIKETLPISSTPSKSVLPATPESWRLTPPAKVGGLEFSPVHHPQAAFGPLPDALGLTDFSTTPLKSIPLFDSPRELLSSEPFDLTSDPFSTSSPSDMEVPKPDSPGPEAASLSANRSLTEGLVLDTMNDSLSKILLDISFPGLEEDPLGPDSINWAQFIPELR; encoded by the exons ATGAAAACCAGCCCCCGTCGGCCACTGATTCTCAAAAGACGGAGGGTGCCCCTTCCTGTTCAAAATGCCCCAGGTGAAACATCAGGAGAGGAACCTAAGAGGCCCCCTGCCCAACAGGAACCTGGTCAAGCACAGGCCTCCAAGGAGGCAGCAGAGTCCAACTCTTGCAAGTTTCCGGCTGGGATCAAGATTATTAACCACCCCACCATGCCCAACACACAAGTGGTGGCCATCCCTAACAATGCCAATATCCAGAGCATCATCACAGCATTGACCgccaaaggaaaagagagtggCAGCACTGGGCCCAACAAATTCATCCTCATCAGCTGTGGGGGAGCCCCCACTCACCCTCCAGGACCCCAGCCTCAAGCCCAAACCAGCAATGATCCCAAGAGGACAGAAGTGGTCaccgagaccctgggatcaaagcCGGCAGCTAGGGATGTGAATCTGCCTAGACCACCTGAAGCCCTTCCCGGGCAGAGATGGGAGAGCTGTG CTGGCAGTGAGGCAGCAGGCTGCACTCTCGACAACAGCTTGACTAACATCCAGTGGCTTGGAAAGATGAGTTCGGATGGACTGGGCCCCAGCAACATCAAACAAGAGATGGAGGGAAAGGAGAATCGTCACCTGGAGCAAAGTCAG GTTGAGGAGACCCCGGGAGCATCAGCATCCTGGCAGGACTCTGCGTCTGAGCGGCCGCCATACTCTTACATGGCTATGATACAGTTCGCCATCAACAGCACCGAGAGGAAGCGCATGACCTTGAAAGACATCTATACTTGGATCGAGGATCACTTCCCCTATTTTAAGCACATTGCCAAGCCAGGCTGGAAG AACTCCATCCGCCACAACCTTTCTCTTCATGACATGTTTGTTCGAGAGACATCTGCCAATGGCAAGGTCTCCTTCTGGACTATCCACCCCAGTGCCAATCGCTACTTGACATTGGACCAGGTGTTTAAG CCACTGGACCCAGGGTCTCCACAATCGCCTGAGCACTTGGAATCA CAGCAGAAACGACCCAATCCTGAGCTCCGCCGGAACGTGACCATCAAAAGCGAACTCCCACTAGGCGCAC GGCGGAAGATGAAGCCACTACTGCCACGGGTCAGCTCGTACCTGGTACCCATCCAGTTCCCAGTGAACCAGTCACTGGTGTTGCAGCCCTCGGTAAAAATGCCACTGCCCCTGGCAGCTTCACTCATGAGCTCAGAGCTTGCCCGCCATAGCAAGCGAGTCCGTATTGCCCCCAAG GTGCTACTAGCTGAGGAGGGGGTGGCCCCTCTGCCGGCCACAGGGCCCCTGCAAGAGGACAAACTCCCGCTCGGAGAAGGGCTGTCTCCTCTGCTTCCAGTTCAGTCCATCAAGGAGGAAGAACCCCAGCCTGGGGAGGAGACGCTACACTTGGGGAGGCCCATCAAAGTGGAGAGCCCGCCCTTGGAGGAGTGGCCCTCGCCGTGCCCGTCAATCAAAGAGGAATCCTCTCATTCCTGGGAGGACTCCTCCCACTCTCCCACGCCAAGGCCCAAGAGGTCCTACAGCGGGCTCAAGTCCCCAGCCCGGTGTGTCTCAGAAATGCTTGTGATTAAACGGAGGGAGGGGCGGGAGATGAGCCGGTCTCGAAGGAAACAGCACCTCCTGCCTCCTTGCCTGGATGAGCCGGAGCCCGAGCTGCTCTtctcccagggccccggggcttCCCAGCGAGCCACCGAGCTTACTTTGCCCACAGAGTCCTCTGAGCCTGCCTCCCGGCTTGGCTACTCCCAAGAGGAGGGAGGACCTTTTAAGACGCCCATTAAGGAGACGCTGCCCATCTCTTCCACTCCAAGCAAATCTGTCCTCCCTGCGACCCCCGAATCCTGGAGGCTCACACCCCCAGCCAAAGTAGGGGGGCTAGAGTTCAGCCCAGTACACCACCCCCAGGCTGCCTTCGGCCCCCTGCCTGATGCCCTGGGGCTGACGGATTTTAGCACCACCCCCCTGAAAAGCATTCCCCTCTTTGACTCGCCCCGAGAGCTCCTCAGTTCTGAGCCCTTTGACCTCACCTCTGACCCCTTCAGCACTTCCTCCCCCTCAGATATGGAAGTCCCCAAGCCAGACTCCCCTGGGCCAGAGGCTGCCAGCCTCTCAGCCAACCGCTCTCTGACAGAAGGCCTGGTTCTGGACACGATGAATGACAGCCTCAGCAAGATCCTGCTGGACATCAGCTTTCCTGGCCTGGAGGAGGACCCTCTGGGCCCGGACAGCATCAACTGGGCTCAGTTCATTCCTGAGCTACGGTAG